The Bacteroidota bacterium DNA segment GCCCCAAGGCTACAACAGGCACAGCATCCAGGGACTCGGTAAAGGAGACCAGATGCTCGGTGCCCGTCCAGATGTAGTGCGCCGGCTGATGCAACTCCGGATGGGACAGTTTTTCAAGGGCAAGGGCTTGCGGGGGTTGTACATAGATGCGTACCGGGTTGTCATCATCAGGCCCGGCTGTAGCCCTGTAGACGCCCGCATCTGATTCAAACTGCATGGTTTCTTCAACGACACCGGATTTCCGGGCAAATCGGGCAAGGCAGCGTGCACCGTTGCCACACATGGTCCCCAGGCTACCATCAGCATTGAAATATTTCATGCGGTACTGGTGTGCAGCATCATCGGGCAACATATACGCAAGAATTCCGTCTGCACCTATACCGGTACGCCGCGGGCAAAACCTGCGGGCCAAATCTGCGAGTTCTTCAGCAGAG contains these protein-coding regions:
- the dapF gene encoding diaminopimelate epimerase — protein: MSGNGNDFIVIDNRFYNFSAEELADLARRFCPRRTGIGADGILAYMLPDDAAHQYRMKYFNADGSLGTMCGNGARCLARFARKSGVVEETMQFESDAGVYRATAGPDDDNPVRIYVQPPQALALEKLSHPELHQPAHYIWTGTEHLVSFTESLDAVPVVALGRVLRNDATLAPNGANVNFVAVEESGAHDAPAQLRVRTYEKGVEDETLACGTGAMASAVIAKKTGLIASTTVQVHMAGGILGVGFDETADAVENLYLEGVVETIYRGTTEV